In the [Clostridium] colinum genome, one interval contains:
- the fmt gene encoding methionyl-tRNA formyltransferase has product MNIVFMGTPDFAVESLKKLIEKHNVIAVISQPDKPKGRGKKLVNTPVKQFAIDNGIEKIYQPEKIKDEDFVKELKKLNADLFVVVAYGQILSEQVLNIPKYGCINVHGSLLPKYRGAAPIQWSIINGEEKTGVTIMYMEKGLDSGDMILKEEIIIEKTETYKTLHDKMSIVGAEALIRAIDLIENGNVNAKKQQHDEATYAPMITKEMGHIKWDNTSKDIINLIRGINPIPMAYTIYKDEVFKISEAEEVFGYNGNIGEIVDIQKEGFVVKTKDSSIIIKELQAKGGKRMKTSDYLRGHSIEKNVILC; this is encoded by the coding sequence TTGAATATAGTTTTTATGGGTACGCCAGATTTTGCCGTAGAAAGTTTAAAAAAGCTTATTGAAAAACATAATGTTATTGCAGTTATATCTCAACCAGATAAGCCAAAAGGAAGAGGAAAAAAACTTGTAAATACACCAGTTAAACAATTTGCTATTGATAATGGAATAGAAAAAATTTATCAACCAGAAAAAATAAAAGATGAAGACTTTGTAAAAGAGCTTAAAAAATTAAATGCAGATTTATTCGTTGTTGTAGCTTATGGACAAATTTTATCAGAACAAGTTTTAAATATACCTAAGTATGGTTGTATAAATGTACACGGTTCTTTACTTCCTAAATATAGAGGAGCAGCACCTATACAATGGTCTATAATAAATGGTGAAGAAAAAACAGGTGTAACCATTATGTATATGGAAAAAGGATTAGATTCTGGAGATATGATTTTAAAAGAAGAAATCATCATAGAAAAAACAGAAACTTATAAAACATTACACGATAAAATGAGTATAGTTGGGGCAGAAGCCCTTATAAGAGCTATAGATTTAATAGAAAATGGTAATGTTAATGCAAAAAAACAACAACATGATGAAGCTACTTATGCTCCTATGATAACTAAAGAAATGGGACATATAAAATGGGATAATACTTCTAAAGATATAATAAACTTAATAAGAGGTATTAATCCTATACCTATGGCTTATACTATATATAAAGATGAAGTTTTTAAAATAAGTGAAGCAGAAGAAGTATTTGGCTATAATGGCAATATTGGAGAAATAGTTGATATACAAAAAGAGGGCTTTGTTGTAAAAACTAAAGATTCTTCTATAATAATAAAAGAATTGCAAGCTAAAGGTGGCAAAAGAATGAAAACTTCAGATTATTTAAGAGGGCATTCTATTGAAAAAAATGTAATATTGTGTTAG
- a CDS encoding zinc metallopeptidase, with protein sequence MFYGTFFDPTMLIIIPGVILASIAQLKISSAYGRYSQIASSKGLRGADVAKELLRIAGISDVSVEMIGGRLSDHYDPMKKVVRLSNDVYYGNSIASLSVAAHEVGHAIQHHYGYMPLTIRSSIAPIVGFSSRVSWILITIGLIFGFMGSSILLLKIGIFLFTAVVIFQIITLPVEFNASKRALDMLEEYSFLQKNEVDGSRKVLGAAALTYVAAALTGILQLLRLIVILNNRED encoded by the coding sequence ATGTTTTATGGAACTTTTTTTGACCCGACAATGCTTATAATAATACCTGGTGTAATATTAGCTAGTATAGCACAGCTTAAAATAAGCTCGGCTTATGGAAGATACTCTCAAATAGCTAGTAGTAAAGGGTTAAGGGGAGCAGATGTTGCTAAAGAGCTTTTAAGAATTGCTGGAATATCAGATGTTTCTGTTGAAATGATAGGTGGTAGATTAAGTGACCATTATGACCCAATGAAAAAAGTTGTAAGGCTATCTAATGATGTTTACTATGGAAATAGTATTGCATCTTTAAGTGTTGCTGCACACGAAGTAGGCCACGCAATACAACATCATTATGGCTATATGCCTTTAACAATTAGAAGTAGTATAGCGCCTATTGTAGGCTTTAGCTCAAGAGTATCTTGGATATTAATAACAATCGGTTTAATATTTGGATTTATGGGTAGCAGTATTTTATTGTTAAAAATAGGTATATTTTTATTTACAGCAGTTGTTATTTTTCAAATAATAACATTACCAGTAGAATTTAATGCATCTAAAAGAGCTTTAGATATGTTAGAAGAGTATTCTTTTTTACAAAAAAACGAAGTAGATGGTTCTAGAAAAGTTTTAGGAGCGGCAGCTTTAACATATGTTGCGGCAGCTTTAACAGGTATATTACAATTATTAAGATTAATAGTTATTTTAAATAATAGAGAAGATTAA
- a CDS encoding ArsR/SmtB family transcription factor, whose amino-acid sequence MKSKSLSDEIIYDMADFFKVFSDSTRVKILYTLLESEMCVGDLVEALGMNQSAVSHQLRILRQNNIVKFRKEGKAVIYSLDDSHVFEILSQGLSHLLHKINYKEGFDEK is encoded by the coding sequence ATTAAATCTAAATCTTTATCAGATGAGATAATTTATGATATGGCAGATTTTTTTAAAGTTTTTTCTGACTCTACTAGAGTAAAGATATTATATACTTTATTAGAAAGTGAAATGTGCGTCGGAGATTTAGTAGAAGCTTTAGGAATGAATCAATCGGCAGTTTCTCATCAATTAAGAATTTTAAGGCAAAATAATATAGTAAAATTTAGAAAAGAAGGTAAAGCGGTTATATATTCTTTAGATGATTCTCATGTATTTGAAATTTTAAGCCAAGGGCTTTCACATTTATTGCACAAGATAAATTATAAGGAGGGCTTTGATGAAAAATGA
- a CDS encoding heavy metal translocating P-type ATPase, with product MKTEKFNIIGLDCAHCAGLIEEQINKLDIVDNANLDFINKTIKINFKDFVDIKTEVKNIQNLIDKIEPGVKIEPISKNTQTKESVKEKYDKIKLIRISLGIIIFIMANITNNILIYAISYLTLGYDILLKALKNIVRGKVFDENFLMSLATVGAIIIGEYPEAVAVMLFYQIGEYFQEKAVGKSRNAIKSLINIKAEYATKENGEKVEPESINIDDIIIVKPGEKVPLDGVVIEGSSFLDMSALIGESVPRKVTTGDEILSGSINNNSVIKIKVTKEYKNSTVSKILDLVENSSSKKSKTESFITKFAKIYTPIIVMCALFLAIIPPLFTGFNFIDWIEKSLVFLVSSCPCALVVSIPLSFFSGIGEASKRGILIKGSMYMQNLSLIDTIVFDKTGTLTKGVFEISKIETNETDKLEFLNIVYSLEQLSIHPVAKSIVEYCKNSVSNIEIKTVEDFEEISGYGIKGKISEDEILLGSSKLLNKYNVEHTKINENGTVVYVAKNKKCIGYILVSDIIKEEAKQTIKMLKKSGISKTVMLSGDRKETANYVSNYINIDEVYSELLPQDKVSIFESIKEKNNNKVAFVGDGINDAPVLAISDVGIAMGGVGSDSAIEASDVVIMNDDLRKINDAITISKKTLKIVKSNIIFSLSIKFIVLVLAVFGYATMWEGVFADVGVSVIAILNAMRKKIK from the coding sequence ATGAAAACAGAAAAATTTAACATAATAGGCTTAGATTGTGCACATTGTGCAGGTCTTATTGAAGAACAAATAAATAAATTAGATATTGTAGATAATGCTAATTTAGATTTTATAAATAAAACTATAAAAATAAATTTTAAAGATTTTGTTGATATAAAAACAGAGGTTAAAAATATTCAAAATCTTATAGATAAAATAGAACCTGGAGTAAAAATAGAGCCAATATCTAAAAATACACAAACCAAAGAAAGTGTTAAAGAAAAATATGATAAAATTAAATTAATAAGAATATCATTAGGCATAATTATATTTATTATGGCTAACATTACTAACAATATATTAATTTATGCGATTTCATATTTAACCTTAGGGTATGATATACTCCTTAAAGCATTAAAAAATATAGTTAGAGGAAAAGTATTTGATGAAAATTTTTTAATGAGCTTAGCAACTGTTGGAGCTATAATAATAGGTGAATATCCAGAAGCAGTAGCTGTTATGTTATTTTATCAAATAGGAGAATATTTTCAAGAAAAAGCAGTTGGAAAATCTAGAAATGCTATAAAATCATTAATAAATATAAAAGCAGAATATGCAACAAAAGAAAATGGAGAAAAAGTTGAACCAGAAAGCATAAATATAGATGATATAATAATTGTAAAGCCAGGAGAAAAAGTACCTCTTGATGGTGTAGTTATAGAAGGAAGTTCATTTTTAGATATGAGTGCTTTAATAGGTGAATCGGTACCTAGAAAAGTTACTACTGGAGATGAAATTTTAAGCGGAAGCATAAATAACAATAGTGTAATAAAAATAAAAGTAACTAAAGAGTATAAAAATTCGACTGTGTCAAAAATATTAGATTTAGTTGAAAATTCTTCAAGTAAAAAATCTAAAACAGAAAGTTTTATAACTAAATTTGCAAAAATATATACACCTATAATTGTTATGTGTGCATTATTTTTAGCTATAATACCTCCATTGTTTACTGGATTTAATTTTATAGATTGGATAGAAAAAAGTTTAGTATTTTTAGTATCTTCTTGTCCTTGTGCTTTAGTTGTTTCTATACCTTTAAGCTTTTTTAGCGGTATAGGTGAGGCTTCAAAAAGAGGTATATTAATAAAAGGTAGTATGTATATGCAAAATTTGAGCCTTATAGATACAATAGTTTTTGATAAAACTGGTACACTAACAAAAGGTGTTTTTGAAATAAGTAAAATAGAGACAAATGAAACTGATAAATTAGAATTTTTAAATATAGTGTATAGTTTAGAACAATTATCTATACATCCTGTTGCTAAATCTATAGTAGAATATTGTAAAAATAGTGTATCTAATATTGAAATTAAAACAGTTGAAGATTTTGAAGAAATAAGTGGGTATGGTATAAAAGGTAAGATTTCTGAAGATGAAATCTTACTTGGAAGTAGTAAGTTATTAAATAAATATAATGTAGAACATACAAAAATTAATGAAAATGGAACAGTTGTTTATGTAGCTAAAAATAAAAAATGTATAGGATATATATTAGTATCAGATATAATAAAAGAAGAAGCAAAACAAACAATTAAAATGTTGAAAAAGTCTGGAATATCTAAAACAGTTATGTTAAGTGGAGATAGAAAAGAAACGGCAAATTATGTTTCTAATTATATTAATATAGATGAAGTTTACTCTGAGCTATTGCCACAAGATAAAGTAAGTATATTTGAATCTATAAAAGAAAAAAATAATAATAAAGTTGCTTTTGTTGGAGATGGAATAAATGATGCACCGGTTTTAGCTATATCAGATGTTGGAATAGCTATGGGAGGCGTTGGTTCAGATTCGGCAATAGAGGCATCAGATGTTGTTATAATGAATGATGATTTAAGAAAAATAAATGATGCTATAACTATAAGTAAAAAAACATTAAAAATTGTAAAATCAAATATTATCTTTTCTTTATCAATAAAATTTATAGTATTAGTATTGGCAGTATTTGGATATGCTACAATGTGGGAAGGTGTTTTTGCAGATGTTGGTGTATCTGTAATAGCAATATTAAATGCTATGAGGAAAAAAATAAAATAA
- a CDS encoding lactate utilization protein, producing MTPKELYNNINSKKIIENLEKRNMQGFFVKTKEDALKKALELIPEKSTICWGGSQSILQIGLIDALYNGDYQLFDRAKATTQEEIDSIYRKAFDSDFYLASANAITLDGKIVNIDGTGNRVAAMIYGPKNVILIVGINKIEKDQASAIDRVKNYASPINDMRLNRNTPCKIKGNYYDCLSSETICCVTSITRYSRYKNRIKVILVEEELGY from the coding sequence ATGACACCAAAAGAACTATATAACAATATTAATTCTAAAAAAATTATAGAAAACTTAGAAAAAAGAAATATGCAAGGCTTTTTTGTAAAAACAAAAGAAGATGCTTTAAAAAAAGCTTTAGAGCTTATTCCAGAAAAATCAACAATATGTTGGGGTGGTTCTCAAAGTATATTACAAATAGGTTTAATAGATGCGCTTTATAATGGTGATTATCAACTTTTTGATAGAGCAAAAGCAACCACTCAAGAGGAAATTGACTCTATTTATAGAAAAGCATTTGATAGTGATTTTTATCTTGCTAGTGCTAATGCTATTACATTAGATGGCAAAATAGTTAACATTGATGGAACTGGTAATAGAGTGGCTGCTATGATATATGGACCTAAAAATGTTATTTTAATAGTTGGTATAAATAAAATAGAAAAAGATCAAGCTTCTGCTATTGATAGAGTAAAAAACTACGCCTCACCTATAAATGATATGCGTTTAAATAGAAATACTCCTTGTAAAATTAAAGGAAATTATTATGATTGTTTATCTTCTGAAACTATATGTTGTGTTACCTCTATAACTAGATATAGTAGGTATAAAAATAGAATAAAAGTTATATTAGTTGAAGAAGAACTTGGATATTAA
- the lysA gene encoding diaminopimelate decarboxylase, translating into MQKLISKVTDNTNFYMGHSPIDLIEKYGSPLYVYNEKILREKIKEMKNLVSYKNFIVNYSAKANSNLAILEIVNQEGLNVDAMSIGEMYIEFKAGFSPEKIFFISNNVSKEEMQYAINNNVLISVDSICQLEQFGQINPGGKVAVRFNGGIGAGHHEKVITAGKNTKFGVNSNEIKLLKDTLKKYNLTLVGINQHIGSLFMDANKYIEGVYAILSIAKQFETLEFIDLGGGFGIPYNKLDENYNTLDIKYLGEKLNEIFEDFSKEYGKKINFKIEPGRYIVAECGVLLGTVHAIKNNENNKYAGTDIGFNVLARPVMYDSHHDIEVYRKSDEKSDKIEPITVVGNICETGDIIAKNRLLPNLKKGDILGILDAGAYGHVMSSNYNNRLRPAEILIRENGEIVVIRKRDTLEDIVKNFISLN; encoded by the coding sequence ATGCAAAAATTAATATCAAAAGTTACAGATAATACAAATTTTTATATGGGACATTCACCTATAGATTTAATTGAAAAATATGGTAGTCCTTTATATGTATACAATGAAAAAATACTTCGTGAAAAAATAAAAGAGATGAAAAATCTTGTATCTTATAAAAATTTTATAGTAAACTATTCTGCAAAAGCTAATAGCAATTTAGCTATATTAGAAATAGTAAATCAAGAAGGTTTAAATGTTGATGCTATGTCTATTGGCGAAATGTATATTGAATTTAAAGCTGGTTTTTCTCCAGAAAAAATATTTTTCATAAGTAATAATGTTTCTAAAGAAGAAATGCAATATGCAATAAATAATAATGTTTTAATAAGTGTAGACTCTATATGTCAGTTAGAACAATTTGGGCAAATAAACCCTGGTGGTAAAGTTGCTGTTCGTTTTAATGGTGGAATTGGTGCAGGTCATCACGAAAAAGTTATAACTGCTGGTAAAAATACAAAATTTGGTGTAAATTCTAATGAAATAAAATTACTTAAAGATACTTTAAAAAAATATAACCTAACGTTAGTAGGTATAAATCAACATATTGGTTCATTATTTATGGACGCAAATAAATATATCGAAGGTGTTTATGCGATCTTATCAATTGCTAAACAATTTGAAACATTAGAATTTATAGATTTAGGTGGCGGATTTGGCATACCATACAATAAGCTAGACGAAAATTATAATACTTTAGATATTAAATATCTTGGTGAAAAATTAAATGAAATATTTGAAGACTTTTCTAAAGAATATGGTAAAAAAATTAATTTTAAAATAGAGCCTGGTAGATATATTGTTGCAGAATGTGGTGTTTTATTAGGCACTGTACACGCTATAAAAAATAATGAAAATAATAAATATGCTGGTACAGACATAGGGTTTAATGTATTAGCAAGACCTGTTATGTATGATTCACATCACGACATAGAAGTTTATAGAAAATCTGATGAAAAATCTGACAAAATAGAACCAATAACAGTTGTTGGTAACATATGTGAAACTGGTGATATAATAGCTAAAAATAGACTATTACCTAATTTAAAAAAAGGTGATATTTTAGGAATATTAGATGCTGGAGCTTATGGACACGTTATGAGCTCTAACTATAATAATAGATTACGCCCTGCCGAAATATTAATAAGGGAAAATGGAGAAATTGTTGTTATAAGAAAAAGAGATACTTTAGAAGATATTGTTAAAAATTTTATATCTTTAAATTAA
- the aroC gene encoding chorismate synthase — MLLIIYWKEGDFISGSIYGNIFKISTWGESHGKAIGVVIDGCPSGVYICEEDIQKELDKRKPNINKYSTKREEEDKVIIMSGVFEGKTTGTPISLIIFNKDYISKDYDNIKDIYRPSHSDFTYDKKYGFRDYRGGGRASGRETIGRVCAGAIAKKVLKDLGINILAYTSSVGKIKLKNIDFSYINESPLKIPSKETTKEAMIFLDNIIKENNSIGGTARCEISGLKAGIGEPVFQKLDAILSMAIMSIGATKGIEFGLGFLASEKKATEYNDCFYVKNNTVSKATNNSGGVLGGLSDGDKILINVAFKPTPSISIPQNTINTSLKNETIKIKGRHDPFIVPRAIPIIEAMVAITLLDYILINMTKKIDCVKYSYLNF, encoded by the coding sequence ATACTATTAATAATTTATTGGAAAGAAGGTGATTTTATATCTGGTTCTATATATGGTAATATTTTTAAAATTTCTACTTGGGGCGAATCTCACGGTAAGGCAATAGGTGTTGTTATAGACGGTTGCCCCTCCGGTGTTTATATATGTGAAGAAGATATTCAAAAAGAGCTTGACAAAAGAAAACCTAATATCAATAAATATTCCACAAAAAGAGAAGAAGAAGACAAAGTTATTATAATGTCTGGTGTATTTGAAGGCAAAACAACTGGAACTCCTATTTCTTTAATAATTTTTAATAAAGACTATATATCTAAAGATTATGATAATATAAAAGATATTTATCGTCCTTCACATTCAGATTTTACCTATGACAAAAAATATGGTTTTAGAGATTATCGTGGAGGTGGAAGAGCCTCTGGTAGAGAAACTATTGGTCGTGTTTGTGCTGGTGCTATAGCCAAAAAAGTTTTAAAAGATTTAGGTATAAATATTTTAGCTTATACTTCATCTGTTGGTAAAATAAAACTAAAAAATATAGATTTTTCTTATATTAATGAAAGTCCTTTAAAAATCCCTTCTAAAGAGACTACAAAAGAAGCAATGATTTTTTTAGATAATATTATAAAAGAAAATAACTCTATTGGTGGTACTGCACGTTGTGAAATAAGCGGACTAAAAGCTGGTATAGGCGAACCTGTTTTTCAAAAACTAGACGCTATACTTTCTATGGCGATTATGTCTATTGGTGCTACAAAAGGTATAGAATTTGGTTTAGGGTTTTTAGCTAGCGAAAAAAAAGCAACAGAATATAATGACTGTTTTTATGTTAAAAATAATACTGTATCAAAAGCTACAAACAATTCTGGTGGTGTTTTAGGAGGATTATCTGATGGAGATAAAATACTTATTAATGTTGCATTTAAACCTACTCCTTCTATATCTATCCCACAAAATACGATAAATACTTCTTTAAAAAATGAGACTATCAAAATAAAAGGAAGGCACGACCCATTTATAGTTCCTAGAGCAATACCTATAATTGAAGCTATGGTTGCTATAACTTTATTAGATTATATATTAATAAATATGACAAAAAAAATAGACTGTGTTAAATACTCTTACTTAAATTTTTAA
- the deoC gene encoding deoxyribose-phosphate aldolase, protein MHMRHIIEKVDHTLLKPVATWEDIKKICDEAKEMKVASVCIPPYYVKQASDYLKNDIPVCTVIGFPLGYNTTKIKIEEAKDAIENGAKEIDMVINIGDAKAGLFDKIEEEIRQIKNAIGSNILKVIIETCYLTEDEKIALCKAVSNAKADFIKTSTGFGTNGATLEDIKLMKENVDKNVAIKAAGGVKTIEDAENFIKEGATRLGTSSICQVLKNQKVTGY, encoded by the coding sequence ATGCATATGAGACATATTATAGAAAAAGTAGACCATACATTATTAAAGCCAGTGGCAACTTGGGAAGACATTAAAAAGATTTGTGATGAGGCAAAAGAGATGAAAGTAGCTTCTGTTTGTATACCGCCTTATTATGTAAAACAAGCTAGTGATTATTTAAAAAATGATATACCAGTTTGCACAGTTATAGGATTTCCTTTAGGTTATAACACTACTAAAATAAAAATAGAAGAGGCTAAAGATGCTATTGAAAATGGTGCTAAAGAAATAGATATGGTTATAAATATTGGAGATGCAAAAGCAGGTTTATTTGACAAAATAGAAGAAGAAATTAGACAAATAAAAAATGCAATAGGTAGCAATATTTTAAAAGTAATAATAGAAACTTGTTATTTAACAGAAGATGAAAAAATAGCTCTTTGTAAAGCAGTTAGCAATGCAAAAGCAGATTTTATAAAAACATCAACAGGATTTGGTACAAATGGTGCAACTTTAGAGGATATTAAGCTTATGAAAGAAAATGTAGATAAAAATGTTGCTATAAAAGCAGCAGGTGGAGTTAAAACTATTGAAGATGCAGAAAACTTTATTAAAGAAGGTGCAACAAGATTAGGGACAAGCTCTATTTGTCAAGTTTTAAAAAATCAAAAAGTTACAGGATATTAA
- a CDS encoding phosphopentomutase translates to MKAKRVFLIVLDSYGIGEAKDAKAFGDEGSNTLKTIVSSKEYNTLNMANIGLFNIDKIDFKESKEKTIGAYGRLEEASMGKDTTIGHWEIAGIISENPLPTYPNGFPDYILNEFKEKTGRDVICNKPYSGTEVIKDYGDEHIKTGALIVYTSADSVFQIAAHEDIVPIEKLYEYCHIARDILKGKDGVGRVIARPFEGEYPFKRTPRRHDYSLLPPKDTMLDCLEKANLDTIGVGKIYDIFAGKGIKETTSIVNNVDGMEKTIALQDKDFTGLAFINLVDFDMVYGHRNDIEGYAKAATVFDEQLGTFMKNMKNDDILIITADHGCDPGFKGTDHSRENVPLLVYGNNIKENVSLGTRHTFADIAKTILDIFDLEGNIDGTSFLNEIIK, encoded by the coding sequence ATGAAAGCAAAAAGAGTATTTTTAATAGTCTTAGATAGTTATGGAATAGGTGAAGCAAAAGATGCTAAAGCTTTTGGAGATGAAGGAAGCAACACATTAAAAACGATTGTTTCTTCAAAAGAATACAACACACTTAATATGGCTAATATAGGACTTTTTAATATTGATAAAATAGATTTTAAAGAAAGTAAAGAAAAAACTATTGGTGCTTATGGAAGATTAGAAGAAGCATCTATGGGAAAAGATACAACAATAGGACATTGGGAGATAGCTGGTATTATATCAGAAAATCCACTTCCTACTTATCCTAATGGATTTCCAGATTACATACTAAATGAATTTAAAGAAAAAACAGGTAGAGATGTTATATGTAATAAACCATACTCTGGAACAGAAGTTATAAAAGATTATGGTGATGAGCATATAAAAACAGGAGCTTTAATTGTTTATACATCAGCAGATAGTGTTTTTCAAATAGCGGCTCACGAAGATATTGTACCTATTGAAAAATTATATGAATATTGTCATATAGCTAGAGATATTTTAAAAGGAAAAGATGGCGTAGGAAGAGTTATAGCTCGTCCTTTTGAAGGAGAGTATCCTTTTAAAAGAACACCTAGAAGACACGATTATTCTTTATTGCCTCCTAAAGATACAATGTTAGATTGCTTAGAAAAAGCTAATTTAGATACTATTGGTGTAGGTAAAATATATGATATATTTGCAGGTAAAGGAATTAAAGAAACTACAAGTATTGTAAACAATGTAGATGGTATGGAAAAAACAATTGCTTTACAAGATAAAGATTTTACAGGTCTTGCATTTATAAATTTAGTAGATTTTGATATGGTTTATGGACATAGAAATGACATAGAAGGATATGCAAAAGCAGCTACTGTATTTGACGAACAATTAGGAACATTTATGAAAAATATGAAAAATGATGATATACTTATTATAACAGCAGATCATGGTTGTGACCCTGGATTTAAAGGAACAGACCATTCTAGAGAAAATGTACCACTTTTAGTTTATGGTAATAACATAAAAGAAAATGTATCTTTAGGTACAAGACATACATTTGCAGATATTGCAAAAACTATATTAGATATATTTGATTTAGAAGGAAACATAGATGGTACAAGTTTCTTAAATGAAATAATTAAATAA
- the cdd gene encoding cytidine deaminase — protein MKELVKKALEAQKFSYSPYSNFQVGAALLTKSGKIYTGCNIENASYSPTNCAERTAFFKAVSEGETKFEAIAIVGSPKGAKEEEREYCAPCGVCRQVMAEFCNIKDFKVILGKSENDYKEYTLDEILPFAFTKDDL, from the coding sequence ATGAAAGAGTTAGTAAAAAAAGCGTTGGAAGCTCAAAAGTTTTCATATTCTCCATATTCTAATTTTCAGGTTGGAGCAGCGTTACTTACAAAATCGGGCAAGATATATACTGGGTGTAACATAGAAAATGCATCATATTCTCCAACAAACTGCGCTGAAAGAACGGCATTTTTTAAGGCAGTATCTGAAGGTGAAACAAAATTTGAAGCTATTGCTATTGTTGGTAGCCCAAAAGGAGCAAAAGAAGAAGAAAGAGAATATTGTGCACCTTGTGGTGTATGTAGACAAGTTATGGCAGAATTTTGTAACATAAAAGATTTTAAAGTTATTTTAGGTAAAAGCGAGAATGATTATAAAGAATATACATTAGATGAAATATTACCTTTTGCTTTTACAAAAGATGATTTATAA